CGTGGGCAGAATGTCAGGTCATGtcaccgcaagagatttgcagggcggctacttggaagtctctgcatgcCTTTGCTTAGACACTACCAATTTGGAGGTCAGCAATTTCGGTGAAAGCGTatttcgagcgggactctcctaggaatctgggctgatccgggtacgtacagggaactgctgaagacagagaaatactgagggagtgcaggaggcacactgggttatgtacagtgtcagtgagactctctctgtctccatctgctggcagggagggtaaaacccaggagtctggactgatctgtggtactactggaacgaaaattagcaggtaacaaCCAATGTTCCTTTTTTCCACTTGCTCAGGAACGTTTATAAGGATCTGCGTCAGATTGAATTGGCCTGCGACTCCCAGGAAGACGTCGATAGCTGGAAAGCCTCCTTCCTCCGGGCTGGGGTTTATCCTGAGAAAGACCAGGTGAGTTTGAACGGTGTCCGTGCGTGAGCCGGCTCTCGGTGTCGTCTGCTCCACCAAGCAAAGCCCGTCGCGCCGATTCTTTTTCAGAGGGTTCACCCTCGCCTCTGGTTGTTGCAAGTCCACCAGCACAGTAGTGAAGGGAGGTGCCGGCCTGGGGGAGGAGGGTTAATATCCTTCAGTAGTAAGCAAAAATGGAGGGAGGCCCCAGTGCGGCTACTTTCTCTACTGCTAATACACGTGCAAGACGGGAGATGTCCTTTAAACACGTCCAGTGCTGTACAATATCACTTCGCTTTCCCAACACTCGTGAAAGCCCCATGGTTAGGCCCCCCGGCCCTCCCAATAAACCAGCTGTTGTCCCTTCTGTCTTATCTATAATCACTTCCCATGCTTCCATTCTTCTAAACTAGCAGGCAACAGTCACCCAGGAACCTCAAAaacaccccccccaaccccaacacTGGGGCTTCCCTCCATTCTGCTTGCAATGGAAGAATATTGCCctcctggtggtggtggtgtgatattcgcggggaggggtggggggggttggggCAGTTATTTAACGCCGGGTTTCTTGAGGCTGATTTAACCTTCAGTTGCCATCCTGTCGCACTCCCCTGCGTAGACTGAGAACGAAGAGGTTCAGGAGAACACCTTTTCCATGGACCCCCAGTTGGAGCGGCAGGTGGAAACCATTCGTAACCTGGTGGACTCCTACGTGGGGATCATCAACAAGTCCATCCGCGACCTCATGCCAAAGACCATTATGCACCTCATGATCAACAACgtaagtaggggggggggagcggcgTCTTAGTAGAGTTGCGGGCGTTGGGAGACGGCCAGGGTTGGTCCCTTCTCGCTTGCACGGTGCTGTGGTGGAGtctcttaaaccccccccccccccccccgacgtggGTTCCTTCTGATTTGCGAGGCACGTGCCTCGGCGTTTATCTGCCTCAACGCCTGGTGAGGGGAGGAGCAGTCTGGCGAGGATTTGCAGCTCTAGcccctggaaggggggggggggggtgccacacCGTCCATTCCAGCAGCGGCCACTGATTGAATCTCTCTCTCCATGCAGACGAAGGATTTCATCCACTCGGAGCTGCTGGCCTACCTGTACTCCTCCTCGGACCAGAACAGCCTGATGGAGGAGTCTCCAGAGCAGGCCCAGCGGCGGGAGGACATGCTGAGGATGTACCACGCGCTGAAGGAGTCCCTGAACATCATCGGGGACATCAGCACCAGCACCGTCTCCACGCCCGTCCCGCCTCCCGTGGACGACACCTGGCTGCAGAACGCCGGCGGCAGCGGGCACAGGTAACCCCCCCGGCTACagtcctggagggggggggggggggggggagggcgagggCGCCCTCCGGTGCTCGAGGGCCGTTTTACAGTcccttgctgttttttttttgctttgtagtCCGACGACTCAGCGCAGACCCGTGGCCAGCGCTCTGCCCCCCAGCCGGCCCCCGGCCGTCAGGGGCCCCACGCCGGGGCCCCCCCTCATCCCCGTCCCGGCGGGAAGCTCTGTGTTCGTGGCTCCGCCCGTCCCCTCCCGCCCCGGACCTCAGGGCCCGTTCGCCACCGCCAGCCTGGACCCCTTCTCGGCCCCTCCTCAGATTCCTTCCCGGCCGGCTCGCATCCCGCCCGGCATCCCCCCAGGAGTCCCCAGGTAAGATCTgacgggggggggagggagggagggaggcgggggttatttatttaatgaAGCCAGTGCTCCGTTCTCCTTCTTTCCCAggtctggagggaggggggggggggagattcccCGAAAGCAGCTCCTCCTGCCCTCCCTGAATTGCggtgactcctcctcctcctttcctcctcgTACTTAAAATCGCTTGTTTTCTTctcttaccccccccctccccttctctcgctCCCCTCCGTCCCCCTGTGTATTTTGTTTCCTCTGCAGCAGAAGACCCCCGGCAGCTCCGAACCGCCCCACCATTATCCGACCGGCTGAGCCCTCCTTGCTAGACTAAAACGAGCCCTCCCCTGCTGCCACCATCGTGCCtgttggtttgggggggggggggaggcaggtggCCGTCCGCTGACCCTCGCGGCTTTCGAgaaactccctctctctggtCGGTCGAGCTCCGGAGCCGCCGTGGACGCGGGAGGTCGAGGAcgcgatcttttttttttttaccgtgaGAGGGGGCCGTCCCCCCTCCCACGGCTCCCGTGAcctctgccgcccccccccccccctccccaggagcggctgtatggccttttttttttttctgtgtgaggGTTAAGGGGGGGTGGGATTTATATATAAAACATTGCACTGTGTTTGGGGGGAAAACAAACTTTGCAAACCATGAATTGAATTGGAGTTGGGAGCGGGTGCGCTCTGCTGTTGAATGTATGAAACCCGgcctgtattattattattattattatttttacccgGTATGGGGTAGGTTGGAcaggttttttcccccctctttaGTTGATCATGCTGACTCCTCCCCGCCACACGTTCTTCCTCCCGTAACGCTTCACCTGGTTCTCACTAACACGTAGCAcacgcgtgtgtgtgtatatatatatatatttttttaaaactgcatTAATCCGATCAGCGTTGCTAGCACTAGATGTATTaattttgatgggggggggggggtttgaaatcTCGGAGGTTTAAAAGTTTTTAACCGGGGAAGAAGAAGAGGGGCCTGAGGAGGGCGGTGTAGGCCGGGACCCGTgttcagcaccccccccccccccctctccctctctctctggttgTAGTTCCGGCCTTGCAGGTGGATTAATCTCGGGTGGCTCTGCTGTTAGAAAATCCGGCCCCGCGCTGACCTTGCTTATAGATTGGGGAAGGGACTGGTGCTTTACTTCCTGAGGGCACTGTCCTGCATGGAGCACAGACGTCGTGGCTGTGAGGGCCCCCCCATCCCCACGAACCTTCTGCCTGCTAACCCCGGGTCCTGTAGAGACGTCCGCTGCACTACacaagggagaaaaagagagcatcGCTTTGGGGCAGGGCGGAGAGGAGGACGGGTACCGGgcagaaaggggtggggggagggcccccgggacaccccccccccccccacctctctacCAGGCCTGGCTTTCGGAGTAGCCAAAACACCACACGCCGAGGAGGGGACAGAGGGTGGGAAACCCGGAAAAAGGGCGTAGCCAtgcacgagggggggggggggggggtgtccggaTCACGGAGTTTGGGGCAAATGCTGGgccggatgggggggggggagagagctgcACAGGAGGGGATGTGAGCAAGCccgccccctcctccttccccccccccccccgggactttGTGCATCCTGGCCCCGGGTTTCCACGTGCGCCAGGGATCGTACCTCGCCGCTGGTCTCCGTCGTTTTAGCAGGGCGCCGCCGCGGCGGAGGacgcagtctctctctctgcctttacCCCGCTCGGTAaaaagcactcccccccccccccccccaagctgtttGTGCATGGAAAGGCCTCGTTGTAAATATTCTTTGAAGGGGGCACAGGCTGCTAATTGtaagaggtagattttttttattttaaattccgGTCCCTTACTGTTGCTTTGGGGGACTGGTAAGGCGGCCGCGCGTTTTGTTTCCGGGACCGTCCTTCTGAGAGAAGAAAAAGCTTCTTTCTTTTCCCGGCACCTGGCGTGAGGATTTCTGCTCGCTGGGGGCCAGGTCGGGGTTTCTCCCGCCGTGGGCAAACGCGGTTGGTGGCCAGCGTAGGCCGCAGGTTGGCAGCCCTCGCCGGGAACTCTTGCTCCTTACTCCGTCTCCTCCGCCCTGCCGGGGCTCTGTgcgttcccgggggggggggggggggcttgttcACTCCTCCCTGTAAAAAGCTCTCTGTCCGAACCGGTGTCGTCCCCCCCGGGGTTAACGCCCTGGCCTGCTCCGctggctggggttttttttttttaaagtcatgcACTCGGCCGCTGTTCCTGGCactgccgcggggggggggggtctctcccGCTTAGCCCGCCGGTTCCCTGCTGTGAGTGCGCTGCCCGGGCCTTGCCCTAAAGCTGCCTCTCCTCACGACTGGAAGAGGATCGCCCGTCCGCCTCCTGTGCACCACGGATCCTGCCCggatcgtctttttttttttttccttcaaaataGCAAAgtcacaccccccccaccccccccatgtTCACAACCCACAAACTGTCTCCCCCCCCTGGTGTTTAGTGTGTGAAGTGGGTGCTGAGGTCTTTCATCTCACTCTGtataactttaaaagaaaaattatatatatatataatgtatagaTCTATATGAGAAGAGAACATACGCCACTGTTGTACTCTTAGACCAGCGTAAGTGCCTCCGACTCTCTCTGTACCTTATTAATAAACTCAAATAAAGAAATCCGCTTGTGGTGGAGATTTCACCTGGTGTCTGGCTTCCCACTTCTTTGCCTGCATCTTTTACCTTTCtgcctgtggtggtggtggttgctgCCCTGCCCTGCTGTTGGGTCCCTGTGCTGGGAGTTTCTTTTCCTTGCTCTGGTGCTGTTTTCGGTATTTCTGGAACCGCTCGCCCCAGGGGCAGCCGGCATTGTTTTTTGCACGGGAGGGGGGATGACCAGGAGTTGGTCagcggggtgggggtggtgttAGGAATATGCCCCCACGTTGGGGGGTTGAGCTTTTGAGCTCCTCCTGCCCCGGCTTGCTCAGTAATCGGGGGGGAAAGGAGGTGATAGGGGCCGCTGCGGATGCTCCCGGCTTTTAAGGGAGGCCTTGTTAAACGGTCAGCCCCGCTCATCGCGGCCTCTGGTTTTTAAGGTTCTCTCGCTCCCACGCTGCAGAagccgaataaaaaaaaaaaaaaaagtgaatttccCCCCCAGGGCTGCAGTGGTTGTGTGAGCAgccctgggaggagagaggaagcagcGGCTGGGCCACCCGCCCAGTCGGAAGTGGCACAGATTTCTTAAGATGTGGTGTGACGCGGGCTGGCTGTGCTTGGTTAAGTCAGAGCCCCCCGCCACCAGGGCTGGAACACTTAAAACATTGCTGTGGATGGCACTGGCACCGAGGCCTGAAACCTCTGCTTCCTGAAGGATTGTCCTTGTCCTGCTGGGGCAGAGGGGGTGTGGGCTCAGCTTGTGCTGCCGCTGCCTGTCCTATGGACCTGCCCGCGGGTGGTGGGTGCCTGCTTCatgaagtcctttttttttttctcctgggcTCATCGTTCTCTGGTTCCGAGCCTCCCTGCTGGGTTTTTGCTCTGTGAAAGTCAGGGAGCAGGTGCTCCTGGAGAGCAGAGACTCTCTCTATCGCCTTTTCATAACCTGGGGGCCCCCTGCAGAGGGTGCATTTTGCTGAAACCCTGCCCAGGGGCGTCTGGGATGCCGGGATTTGGGATTGCCGTGCCTCGGCCTGCTCTAAAGGGGTGATTATTTGTTGTTTGCATAGAGGCGGCGGGGTTTTGATACTCGTGTGTAACCGATTGAGCAGGCTGCTTGTAGTACACACGCTCTGAGGTCCAAGGCCAGGCCCTGTGTGTGCTCCTCAGCTCCCTTTAGCAGAGGACTGGTGCCTGAGCTTTATTCTGTGTCTTGCCTTTGCTCTAGTGCAGGGGTTACACCAGGGTCCTTCTGAGAGGGAGAGTTTGGGCATGGAAAGGATTAGAGGATGTGGCCTGGGCTGCCCTGCtacctgcatgtaatctgttttgtgttgtgtttttttttttttctcttatgccCAGGCGCCCGCCTCCTACCACACCCAGCAAGCCTCAGTTCTGGTGATGCCTCCTGCCCCTTGCTGAAGGATGGATTTCTTTCCTTTCGGTCTTGCCTTgcatgggtgtttgtgtgtgtgtcccaTCCTTTGATGTCTGTGGAAATTCTGTAACGTGCGCTGTCTTGGAAAGGAGATTCCTTCGCCCTGGCGATAAATGATTGAGCTCGTGGACTGCACTTCACCCCAGCCAGGGCgtgcagggagagagaagagctGTAAGCCGGAGCCTTACTCTAACCAGCAGATCAGGTTGTTAATATTATCCACCCTCCTCCTAGGGCGCGGCAGGTGATTgtaggaagaaaaaaacaaagatgcCTCTGCTGCTCTGGATGTGACCCCTTCAACCACAGGTCCCTCTCTGCTGCAAGCGAAAGCTGGAGCCGGCTGCAGAGGCCAGCGGTTCACCTTCCTCAGGAAGCTGAAGGCTGAGCTCCTGCACGTTGGATGGGTAGGACCTTTGGTCAGGGGAGAAGCCCAGCCCCGGTACAGCACTGACCAGAGGGCGGGACACTGGGTGGCTGTTCTTCCCACGAGGAGCAGACCTGTTTATCATAAGCGGGAGGTGTGTGTGCTTTTTAGGAACTGGTCAAAGAATGGGTTAACCCTCCTCTACACTTCCTGGTCTTCCCTTCCAGGGGTGCTTGTGGAAGGAGGAAGCCACACTCCTACTATAGCTGGGAAGGGCTGCCCCCAAGAGCTCAAGGAGCACTTATTTTTTTTGAGGTTACATGTCACTTGTATTAATAGGGATCTTGGCTGCAGTCCCCCATAGGCTATGCCCCATGCTTGCAGTGGCCCAGTGCCGCTTGTAGCGGGAAAGAGGCCACGATGAAACCGTGCCATAAGCGCTCTCGCTCTACTGGCCGTGTGCTGTGCTCTACCCCAAGTGCCTTCATCACCGCAATCTGAATGGTTTCTCGTGCGTTGCCTTCAACTGTTCTTAATTACACAAATCAGAACATAATAATAATTCCACCTTCCCTACCccctagaaaaaaaaaccagcgtCCAGGCCCCAGCAGCCTGCTTTCCTGCTGTATGATTAACGTGGATAAATTTTTGTAAATAGTGTTTTAATAAGGGCATGTGaattagctgggggggggggggggtgtcagactTAAAAATTACTTCTCTTACTCTAGCTGTGTCTTCCTTACCCCTGTGCACTAAAACAGGCTGGGCCTGGATAGGAACCggaggccctctctctctctcctgcatggACAGGGAGGATGCCTGCCCTGCACCAGGAAACAGATTTCAGAGCAGCCGCAGCTGACGCCCTGTCAAAAAAACGGACAGGCTTTTTGTGTATTACTGAGCTGTACAAAACTCTTGCAGGAAAATGATTTGCGCAAATAAACACGTTTGGATTGAAGCTGTTGGAATGattgccaaaaaaataaaagagagcaGGGGGCCAGATAAGGAACAAACACCCCCCGAGGCAGTGATCTGTAAGAGAAGCCAAGGCACGGAGACCAGGGATTCACACCCCCCAAGCAGAGGCAGCTTTCCCAGGCCACTTCCTCACAGGGAAGACATGGGAGCTAGGGCAGAGAAGGCAGCCATCCCCGTCCTCCCTCCGGGCGAGGACCTGGCCCAGCCCACAGCTGAcacactgaggaggaggaggatgtgggcCTCAGGCTTTGCATGAAATCCATGACACCGCAGCTGGCTCAGAAGGGAGGCCATAAGGTTAAGGGAGCAGCAGGCGCTTACAAACTCATTCTGGTTTATTGActtcactgcaaaaaaaaaaaaaaaaacccctaaaactaAATTCCTTACCCAGGGCTCCTGCACGCTCAAAAATAtttcatacataataaaaacacattCAGGTGTCTACTAATCAAACGTTAAACACACATTCAAATTAAAAACGTCCCAAAAATATGTAAtaatcccaccccacccccctgcagGAGAAGGCTCTTCCCCATACATCTCACTTTGTAATACggtaaatatacattaaaacaaaacaaatttaaaaaaaaaaccactttcttctgtgagaaactgcaatggctgggcccccccccccccccggtcagaaTGAACCCACCGCCCCCCTCCCACTGACACCGCAAACGTTGCCCCGTGAAAACCCCCGAGAGGCGGCCAACCCGGCCCACAGCCCCAGCAGCAAAAGCCCGACGTCTTTACCAGCCACctccaaaaaaagaataaatgcaCCCAGGGGTGCAAGGTGGGCCTTGTGAAGGAGACAAGGCCGGAGGAGCGGCCATTTTGCCACAACACTCAAGACAAACTCGACCTCTTACTTTAAAATCCTTCCCGCTTCTCACGCGCGGAGACCGAGATTCGAGTCGCTTCTTAGTGGTGGAAAGAGGCAGAGGACTAACCTCTGCCTCTTTCCACCACCAGTCCCCACCGGCCCCGCGGAGGCAAGGGTCTGACTGGTACCATTTTGTAACCCACCACCCCTTTTAAGTGCCAACGTCAGACTTTTCGTGTGTGCGTTAAAAAAGTACGACCCAGCCACCGGTTCAGGTTTAGCTTTGCAGCGGTGGCTCCGGGGGGAAGGAACCCTGTAGGCAAGGGAAGGCTCCAATCCACAGcacagggacagagagagagagagagacggctCCAGTCTTAAGAAGGAAACGTTTAACACTGGAAGGGACGGGCGTTGCGTGCACGAGGTAGAAGGAAGACTAGAATTTGACCTGTGTAGGCGTCGCTGGTTAACAGACGCCGCCCTCTACCCTCCCCCCTGTTGCATAAAAGCACTTTGGTGGGTGTAAAGCACCGAACAACTTCAGCCGCTCCTCCCGCACGGGCGGAAAAACGTCTTTTGCGGGCGCAGGCGGCGATTCCGCGTggatattttgggggggggggggaacggccgAGAAGCGTCCCGAGCTTAAGCCAGCCGAGTGCACCCCGGCCTCGTTTACTGCGGACGAGCCTGCGCTTACCGGACAAAGGATAGCAAATCCACAGAGCGCCCGACGTCCCGGGCTCCGCGCTGCGCAGGCAGCAAACGTTCTGGCAGGAAGAGCAGAACGGATGTAAGGCTGAGGGTATTTTAAGTGCCCTGGCCAGGAGGTTTTATTGCTAGGATTTGTTCGTTATCTCCTGTTTTCACTTTCTGATGGGATCGAGAGGAAAGCGATGCCTTCTAGTCCAGCCCAgcaaacttaaaaaacaaaaaaaaaaaaccacacacaaccCTGTCTGACCCTGGATGATGAGTTTTCCTACTGAGGGAGTGAAGCTTTCACCCTGCACCTCTCACCCAACGAGATTTTCTTTTGTGGAAGGAGACAagaactcttcccccccccatcggATGCACACAACACACAAAATAACGCATTAGACGAGACTCTTTTTCACAGTAGCCCTCTGTGGCCGGTGCAGCccagactgggagggagggagggagggagggagggagggagaccccccccccccccccccgctctccaGGACGTGGGCGAAGGCTGAAGGCCACCCCTCTCCACCGCACTTGGAAAGCTCCTCCTCTCCCCTAAGGCACCGGAGGCTGAAAGAAAAGCCGGGCGAGAGCAGAATTTGGACGGCGCTGCAGTGGGTCAGGCGGAGGGAAAAACAGGAGACCCAGCCTCCATCGGTCTCTTGCTGGCCCGATGACCtctcccccttaaaaaaaaaaaggcaggagcgGTAACTTTGCCGATGCATTTGAGAaaatcccattaaaaaaaaaataaaattgtatatataaaatcagcaaaaacCCGAATGCACCGCTGCCCTTTATCTCCCGAGGAGATCCTGGCACTTTTAAGGGAGCCTCCGCATGGCTCCTGCCACTGTTATGGGCCTCCTGATGCAGCTCTCCCCTAGGGCAGATGAAGAATATCAGCGGCGtcaaaataaatggaaaaggaaaaaaaaatttttttttaaatttttaaaaaccctaaaaaaaattTTGGCCCAAAAGGGAGGCAAagcctggcggggggggggggggacatgatCACACCTGCCGGCTAATGACAGAAAAGAGAAGGCACACGATCTCTGCCGACAGTCTGGGAAGGATTCCTTACCTACAGTGGGGCAGGGGCTaagcgacaccccccccccccccgctctgaAAAAGTCTGTTAAGGGCGCACAGGAGGGGCCCAAAATGAATAAGGCAGGGGTTCAGCGTGGGTTACAACAAAAGCAACAGGAGAGTCATGCCCACAaccccaaaagaaaaagaaaaaaaacagggaagaATATTTCAGTTAATGTAAAACATTCTGGGGTTTAGGTGTGAACAGGCGTCTTCTACTCCACGGCCGGGGAGTGGGGTTAACGTATGCAAGGCTCTCTGAGCCCCACCCCCCCGGCGGCTCCTTCCggatcacaccccccccccctcccctccgagTCTCTTAGATCAGTTCTGTTCTGCTCCTACCAGGGATGTGCCGGAGGCTCCGTCTCTGTACCCCGGCCTCCGGTGGCAGCTACGTCCTGACCTTCCTCTTGTCGTCAAACAGGCTCTTCAGCATGTAGAGCTGCAGGAAGGCCACCGCCACCAGCACGCTCACGTTCACGGCAGACCAGAAGTCCACTCGCTGCAGGTTCCCCTCCTGCAGGTTGCGGTCGCGAGCCTCGAACGCCCGCAGCACCGTTTGCATTTGGATGCTTCTCTCCAATCGCAACTTCATGGTCTCGATTGCCTCCTGAAAGGCGGGGAGAAGGGAGACAGTGTTAAAATAAAATGGCAGCTCATTGCCGggctcttcccccccacccccacttctcACTGCACTCTCTTTCTCTAATCCAAATTGCCCTTGCCTGCTAGTGCTTTAGTGCAGGGCTCGCAAGACTCTTAACAAGACCACCCCTCATGCACCCCTCTGATGTGAGATGCCCTGGTGAGAACGGCAGCAGAGACTTCATCCGaaaacccctcccctcctccatcaTCCTGCCAAAGTGCAAGAACAGAACCGGCTCCGGGTCTTGTGACGACATGCAGGTGTGGGTCAGCAAACCCGAGGGCGGAAGTGGTACCTCTTATACTAAATAAAAGGTCTGATGGGCACAGCGTTACAGGCTGCTGTCACTCGCCTCCCCGCAGCAAAGCTGTGACCTCAGTGAACCGTACACAGGAAGTGTCCGACGGCAATAAGAGGGATTCGGGGGCAGAGGAAGGCGCTTTAACCAGCAGCCTAAGATCACACAAATGCAGGAAGGGGCTCCCTTCCACGCTCTCCTCCTCACCTTAATATCTTCCAATTTAATGTCCAGCATCTCCTCAGGCTCCACAATTTCGGACCAGTTGTCCGCCTCTTCCTCGCCCTGCTGGCTGTCGAAAATCAGCTCAAAGAAAATTAGTTTCTCCGAGATGGTGCTGAAGGAGTTGTCAAAACACATCATGTAGTCCCCGTCCTCTGTGGGTTCCACACTGGAAAATAGGGGGCAGAGAAAGGTTTGCAGTATTATGGGAGAGTCACAGGGAAGGTGAATTAAACCACAAAAAAAGTACACCCACCATGCAAACCCCACCGTTACAGGAAATTTCAATCTGGGGACAGCTAGAAAGTTACTTGGAACTGGACACCTAAGAACCAATTATATCACATCTACATAGGAGAAAAACTGCCCTAAGATTATGTTGAGTCAAATCCTCACCTCATAAAATCTAAAAATTGAAACAGgcagagcacaggcagcagctGTGCAAGTGTCCTGCCCACTCCCCACTTGCACTGCCCCAGTCCTTGGCACCCCTGCTGAAACCACCTATCGGAGCACCATATGTTATGATAGACTTAAAGCTGAGAACACACAGAGGACACCAACTCATTTTATGAGAGAAACGGGTCTCGGCTTTGTGCTCTACAACCATCATGAGCTCAACAATGTCAGAATTATCCCTAGCTGTTTTAGCAAGGTGAGCAAAAATGGAGCAACCAGAGACTTACGTGTGCACACCATCTGACTTCCTATATTCAGCCACCAGTATCTCACCCCTAGGGTTCACCAAGGTGAAATCGACATCCAACCCAGCACCTCCAATCACCTGCCAAGAAAACACCGTTACAGGGGGGGCTAGAATTCTGgcatttatttcaatttataaaaGCTACAGGAAGCTACAAAACTCATCAAATTCAGGCTCAGAttataaacaaaatacaatacaCAGTATTCAGCAAACCCAAATTGAAATGCCTTGATATACAATATAgagataaacacacacacacatcttccaGAAAGATCAGAGTGCCCTTGATGGACAGGTTGCAAAGATCAACATGGCACCAGCAGAATCCCTTCTGATCTCTATGATGCCAGCTTGCTCACTCCCTTAGTACTTCACCTTGGTGTTGTGAGCAAACAGGAGATCCTCCCAAGCTCCAGAACCAGTTACATGGCGTGCCACCTTCATGTAATTTGCATGCAGCTACTATGCACTTAGCAATCAGATGCCTTGACCCCATTTATCTGTACTCACCTCCATGTGCTCAGCCTATCGTTTGCATCCA
The DNA window shown above is from Rhinatrema bivittatum chromosome 19, aRhiBiv1.1, whole genome shotgun sequence and carries:
- the TMED1 gene encoding transmembrane emp24 domain-containing protein 1; the encoded protein is MAAPGSWWLWFLLLAGPSAAAAFTQPQDSEFTFLLPAGRQECFYQGVVRNNSMEVEYQVIGGAGLDVDFTLVNPRGEILVAEYRKSDGVHTVEPTEDGDYMMCFDNSFSTISEKLIFFELIFDSQQGEEEADNWSEIVEPEEMLDIKLEDIKEAIETMKLRLERSIQMQTVLRAFEARDRNLQEGNLQRVDFWSAVNVSVLVAVAFLQLYMLKSLFDDKRKVRT